Below is a genomic region from Spartinivicinus marinus.
GTTGATAGCAGCGATGCTCTGTTTGGTGCGTTACGTTATTTAACTAATACAGCAGTCAATGGCACGCGTATTGTGGATACAACAGTCGCATCTGCAACGGGTGCCAGCGTTACTGCATCAGCAGCCTCGGCATTGGCTAGCGCGTCAGTTGCTTCATCCAGTGTGGCATTAGGTTTATCAACCGCAAAAGCGGTAAAAGCAGGTATTAATTTACATCAGCAGCAAACAAACGCTAGACAGTTGGATGATGCTGTAGCCAGCTCACAGTTACAAGCCAGTCAACGCAATGGGTTTAACCCGACTGAGGCGATTGAAGACTTTGCCTATGGGATGGCAAAACAGCGTAAGGTAATGCCTAAAGCAGTCGATTTGGCTAAAGAAACGGTTTCGGCAGCGGCTTATGCTACATCAACTGGCGTTGGAGTAGCTGCACTGGCGACAGCGGGGACGGTGGGTGTTGGGGTGGCTTCTGCAACAGTGGCAGGGGCCGCAGCGGCTGCAGTAGCTGCGACGACTGCATTAGGGGCTGTGGCGTATCACCAGGGAAGGCAGTGGGTAAAACAACGTAATATTGGTAGTTTGGCTGAAGCTTTAGTTAATATTGCCAGTGATAAAACCCAATTGAAGGTGAGTCAATTACTCAATAAAAAACCAGCAAAAAACACTGTAAATTTAACCAAAGATCAGCAAGTCCAGTTAACCCATGCATTACTAAAGCGGTTTCCTCACCTGGCCGCTGAGCAATTATTGTTTCAATTAAAACAGGAGTTGGCTCATAGTGTTAAAAGTACTGTAGCATCAGCAACAGTCGCTTTGCTAAAGCAATATGCTGCTGCAGTCAATCCTGGTGAGCCATTAACTAAGTTGCAGTTAAAGCAATTTAAACAACAGTTAAAGGCGATTGATGAGCAACAACTGACCGTCTTAAAAGAGTCTCCAGCAGCAATGTTCTTATATGGGATTGGGATGGAACCAACAGTTATTTTAGGTATTGCTAATGCCTATGATAATGAGCAGCAGGATGAACTAAGCAGACAGTTAATAATGAAATATGCGGGGTTAGCCGATCTAAAAGGCGATACCTTAACGACAGATGTTGGGTATCTAAAAGCTCAGATACCCAACAGCTCATTAATAAGTAAATAACTCAATAGGCACTAGGCCACGACAGTCGGTTAATAGTCGGCTAGGCTTGGCTGAGTGATGTTTAGGTTGGGCTGAAATCACAACACTGCCATTGCTGTTGGCAATATCAATGGCCCACTGGAGTTGTCGTGAACACCTTCCTTGTAGTGCAATCGGTAATACAATGGCTTGGGCAGGATGCTGGTTTTTAGGGTAACCCGGTAGGGAAACACCCGATGCCCAGATAATGCCTTCTACCAGCTCAGAGGCTAATATTTGACAGGTATTGCCTAACTTAATCGGTAGTAAATTAATAGAACGGCTACTATCAGTTTGGTTGAGCAGCAAGCTGGTAAGTGCTGTAGCAACAATATTGTGATGATAGCGAGTGGTACGACAGTAGCCACCTTCCTGCTGATGACTAATTTGTAGGCCTGCCAATAAGTCAGGTGAAGTCTGCTGTGGGTAGCCTTGAGCAAGCAGGGCAATCGTCGTAGATTGATTGAGTTGTTGGTTTAAATGCCATTGCTGATTGAGTTTGAGCTGTTGTGAAGTGGTATCAGGCTCGCTATAAACGGGGGTCATGATCCAATCAGGCTCGGCATACTCGATATAGTAATGGGTTAATACTAAGTCAATAATCTGCTCTAAATCAGCGGCTGATTTGTATTCATTAAGCCGGTATACATTGGCACCTGTACCTAATGTTTTCACATAAGTTAAAGGAAACCCTTGTTGATAACTCCACTGTAAAAAGTAGTCCTCCACTATTAGTGTATTTTTGCTGGCATGAAACTTAACAATAATTCGATTGGTGTAGCCTTTACCTGGTGGATTTGCTTCATCCCCAACAGCGTTACCTACAAAACACATCAATAGTAGTAGAAACAGGGGTAATATGAGTAACTGTTTATGGATAGCATGAAAAGTTGCTAAAACAGGTTTGTGAGTAAAAGTATAAAACATGAAGGCTCCTTCCTTCTGGTTAATCACTGCTGAGTGACTGCAATTTCTTTGCTGTTAGGTATGATAAATAAGTGGTACATGACAAACAGATAACGTCACTATGTCAATAGACTAGAGTGGGTTTTTGACAAAAATCTGTCGATTTGGCACAAAGTTTATGACTAACTTTATCTAAATGTTTTTGAGTCCTTTATTGGGACTCAAAAACCGGGTTATGGTCAGCCACAGTTGCGGTCTTTATTCTGCTGATCAAGCCAAACTTTCAATGGCGCAAAATAATCTAAGATTGCTGAGGCATCCATTTCCTGCTGGCCAGTCATTTTTTCCATTGCTTCTTGCCAGGGGCGGCTCAGGCCCATTGCCAGCGTTTCTTTAAGACGCTTTCCTGCTGCCTTGCTGCCATAAATTGAGCAACGATGAATAGGGCCTTTGTTATCTGCTATTTCACATAGTGCTTTATGGAATTGGAACTGTTGAATAAAGGCTAGGAAATAACGGGTGTAAGGCACATTGCCTGGAATATGATATTTGGCACCTGGATCAAAGGCATTAACATCCCTTGCTATTGGTGCCCGAACACCCTGGTATTTTTCCCGTAACTCCCACCACAGTTTGTTGTAATCCTCAGGGGCGACGTCGCCAGCAAATACCTTCCAGCGCCATTGGTCAACCAGTAAGCCAAAGGGTAAGAAAGCAATCTTATCCAGTGCCTGGCGCATTAGCATACCCAAGTCGTTGGTTGGGTCAGGAATTTTATCAATTAAGCCAATTTGTTTTAAATATTGGGGGGTGATTGACAGGGCAATGGTGTCACCAACGGCTTCATGGAAACCATCGTTAGCGCTGCCTCTAAATAACAGGGGTTGATCTTTATAAGCGCGCTGGTAGTAATTATGCCCTAACTCATGATGAATGGTGGAAAAGTCTTCTCCAGTTTTTTGGATACACATTTTAATACGAATGTCGTCTTTATCATCCAAGTCCCATGCGGAGGCATGACAGACGACATTATGATCGACAGGCTTTATAAATAAAGAGCGCTGATAAAATGTCTCTGGTAATGGAGCAAAACCTAAGGATGAAAAAAAGTTTTCGGCTGTTTTGACCATTTTCAGCTCATCATAATTATGTATCTCAAGCTGCTTCGTCAGGTCGATACTATTGTCAGGCCCTTCTGGTTTAACCAGGTCATAAATATTACCCCAGGTTTGAGCCCACATATTGCCTAGTAAATGAGCCGGTATAGGTTTATCTTGAGGAACAACTTTTTCTCCATAATGCTCGCCCAGCTTGGCTTTGACATGGCATTGCAAAGAGTCATAAAGGGGTTTTACCTGTCCCCAAAGACGATCCAGTTCTTTGGGAAAATCTTCTGCTGGCATATCATATTTTGAACGCCACATTTGGCTTAAATTAGCAAAGCCTAATTCCTGGGCACCTTTGTTGGCCAGCTCTACTTCTCGTTCATAAAGTGGACGCATGGGTGGGGACACTTGACGCCAACCTTGCCAGATATCAAGTAATTCATCGGCGTCTCTTGACGTGGCCATGATTTTACTCATTGCTGTCAGGTCAAGGCATTTGTCTTCGCTTGTGCAATATTTTCCCTTGCCGTACATCCCTTCTAGCTTTGTTTGAATAGTGGCTAGCTCAGTATTTTCCTGTTCATTTTGTGGGGCGGGTAGGGTTAAGCTCATCCGTAATAAATCGAGTTTGCGACGAGTGGCTGGATCCAGCGGGTAATCATTATATTGAGCTGCGTCAGTGGCGGCTTTTACATAAGCGGCTGTTGATAGTTCATTAAAGTGTGCGGCAATTTCGGCTGAATCATCTGTAATAAAATTGTTATACACCCAGGCAGCTTTACTATTTAGGCGGTTTATTTTTTCGAGTTTGGTTTGGGTTTCTGCTAGAAACAGTCTGGCATCAGAGAAGGTGCCTTGTTGAATGGGGCTGGTTTGCTGTGCAGGGTTATTCTGCTGAACAATAGGGTTTGCACAGGTTGTTGCGCTGACAAAACCTGCGGTAAAGAGTAAAGCGTATTTTTTCACTGTTAATCCTTAATATACTCTTCACGAGTGATTTATAGGGAGCGTTGTCTTCATTTCTACTTCCTAAAAAACATTCGTGTTGACTATGCTGAGCTGAAAATATTCAACCCAAAAATAAATAAGTTATTTTTAGTGCTTGAGGTTAATAAGTAATAACTCTCAAAATTTATTTTAATAAATAATTTTTATTTAAAATACTACAGTTATTCTCAGTAAATTGCTAGCCTAGGTTTTTTTCATGACTCTGGTTAGTAAGGAATATTTAAAGAGAGCTTTCAATTACCAAACAAAAGGAATAGCAATTGTTGTAATAAAGTACACTCAATATTAGGTTGTTTTTTGTTCTATGTTCGCGTTAAATACTATCAGATGTAACCCATATGAATCAGATGTAAGCCATACGAATGGTTTTTAGAGGCAGTTGTTCAAGAGCGATGACAACACACCCTAAAAATCATGCGTGAAGGGTATATAAAGTAAAGGTGGGTAGAAGTGATTCACTTCTGTCTGCTATTGATTAATTAGTGCCTGACAGAAAAGTAGTCTAGTTTGCCAGTTGAAGGGGCAACTATTTTGGTCTTATAAGTTAATATTACTCATTTATGACTGTTTTTGACTTGGGTATATAAAATAAGGTTGTTTTTTGATCAAGCTTCTTTAGAATCGTCTTTTCACAGACAGCCAAACCTAGCCAGTTAGGCAAAGGCTCACTGGAAAATTATTTTAAATCTCAGTTAAGGACTATTAAGCTGCTTTTTTACGTATTCTTTTGGCTTGACGGTATTGCTCCTCTTTTTCTTGTTTATACAATAAGGCACCTAACTTTTGGATATTTCGTGCTAATACAGCAAATGAAACGTAACGCCTGAAGCCATTAATACCGCTATCTGGACATCGGTCAAGGCCATGTACTTCAAGCGCATTAATAGCAGACTCAACCGCTGAGTGCTGCTTTCTTGCTTTTTTGAAAGCCTCATCGTTTTCACGTTCTGTTTCCTTTTTTGATAAACGTCCTTTTTTAGGCAGCACTACCCGATTTAATTCTTCGGCCAACTTCAACTGATTCTCAGGTGAATGAAACCCTTTATCAAAACTGCACTGGTTGAGCTCAGGGAATTTAGCTTTGGTTGCTCTGATCATGACGATGGCAACATCAACATCTTGCTCTTTTTCCATCACACGATGGTGAAGAATAAAGCCATGCTGACATTCCATAACACACACTTTAATACCTAATTCCACTGGTACCCCTGCTTTCC
It encodes:
- a CDS encoding M2 family metallopeptidase, whose translation is MKKYALLFTAGFVSATTCANPIVQQNNPAQQTSPIQQGTFSDARLFLAETQTKLEKINRLNSKAAWVYNNFITDDSAEIAAHFNELSTAAYVKAATDAAQYNDYPLDPATRRKLDLLRMSLTLPAPQNEQENTELATIQTKLEGMYGKGKYCTSEDKCLDLTAMSKIMATSRDADELLDIWQGWRQVSPPMRPLYEREVELANKGAQELGFANLSQMWRSKYDMPAEDFPKELDRLWGQVKPLYDSLQCHVKAKLGEHYGEKVVPQDKPIPAHLLGNMWAQTWGNIYDLVKPEGPDNSIDLTKQLEIHNYDELKMVKTAENFFSSLGFAPLPETFYQRSLFIKPVDHNVVCHASAWDLDDKDDIRIKMCIQKTGEDFSTIHHELGHNYYQRAYKDQPLLFRGSANDGFHEAVGDTIALSITPQYLKQIGLIDKIPDPTNDLGMLMRQALDKIAFLPFGLLVDQWRWKVFAGDVAPEDYNKLWWELREKYQGVRAPIARDVNAFDPGAKYHIPGNVPYTRYFLAFIQQFQFHKALCEIADNKGPIHRCSIYGSKAAGKRLKETLAMGLSRPWQEAMEKMTGQQEMDASAILDYFAPLKVWLDQQNKDRNCG